One Eublepharis macularius isolate TG4126 chromosome 6, MPM_Emac_v1.0, whole genome shotgun sequence DNA segment encodes these proteins:
- the C6H4orf48 gene encoding neuropeptide-like protein C4orf48 homolog codes for MLKPCLSKGVILVPLILVVGLISAKPATGEEESGTTIPAESRPCVDCHAFEFMQRALQDLKKTAYNLDTRTETLLFKVEKRTLCDCLTANALN; via the exons ATGCTGAAGCCTTGCCTTAGCAAAGGGGTCATTTTAGTACCTTTAATTCTTGTAGTTGGGCTTATTTCTGCAAAGCCAGCTACAGGTGAAGAAGAATCAGGAACAACAATCCCTGCCGAAA GTCGTCCATGTGTTGACTGCCACGCGTTTGAATTCATGCAGAGAGCCCTGCAAGACTTAAAGAAGACGGCTTATAATTTAGATACACGG ACAGAAACCTTGCTTTTTAAAGTGGAGAAGAGAACTCTGTGTGACTGTTTAACAGCAAATGCCTTGAACTGA